The genomic DNA ctttgatttgatttaccaaAATTCATGTCATTGCTTCTTCAtaaaattgcaggaaatgagAATCATTTATATATTCTGTTCATGTTTTACGAGAAACTTATGCAAATTAACATTCTTAATTTTGCTCTGTGTGACCACCTGCCAACGTGGCTGCTGAAATAAACATTCTACCTGCCTATACCAAAATCTACCCACATTTGGCGGGTGGCGGGTGTTAATGTTAGACCCTGGAGACAACCACATACCACAGtcgtagtaagtacattttttctCAATAGTACAGAAGTTATCAGCAAAGTCATTACTAGTAggaaaaatatattattattattattatttctcttCTTACCACCACTAGTACTTACTTTTGACCTCCAGCTTGCAGCCGGTGTCGACCTTCCCCAGTTGGTTCTCAGCTCTGCAGACATACTCTCCACCGTCATATTGGCCAGGCTTACGGATCTCCAGGGTGCAGATGCCCCCTGTGCTGATCATCCTGTACTTGGGGTTATCCATGTTGTTGAGGATCATCTTGTTCTTCATCCACATAATCTTAGGCTGCAATGACATAGTATGTAAATTCTATGTTTCAGATCAATtgtttcaagtttcaagtttcATAGTCAGCAGCTATGTTTCCATCCaatcatgcaaatattctaaaatctgcattacaaatatgcacattttcccacctgACTTGCTGGGGATAAAAATCAGTGTACCGAATAAAAATCTAATGTTCAATGTTTTTCCATGGCATTTTCAATAGATAGTTTTGTGAGATAAGAGCGagaatatttttatttgtcaaatggcagtcaagaatcgatcatcatgtcaccagagtAAACCATCAgcatttattggaaaggagcatcaagctcatcactctGTACCTTCCCCACCCTATGCAGTTCAACATAACTTATCTGTAGCCTAATCAACTGCAGGCTTTCCTgagatgtagtgggaggaccacaaccACCATATCATCATATGACTCCcagtttgatttgatatgatggttattatatcaatatttgagcATTAAGGCATTTCCACAGCCATTTCTCACATCATTCATTTAACCGGCACAAAAAGTGGTATGACTTTAATCATAAAAACTGTGGATAGAAACATGATTACAGTCACAATTGTTTACTTCAGTTTTTGTGTACTTGGAGTATTTTACTATGCACCCTACTAAATCTGATCCACGTATTGAAAGTGGACATACCTCTATAAAAAATCAAATTCCCCAATAAAGGAACATCACATTTTGGTAAATTATCACCcgccagagcgacttacagtagtgagtgaatACTGATCCCCATGGGATGGAACCCACAACCCTAGGGTTGCAggtaccatgctctaccaacagagccacatacactcacactcactcacttagCTATATTGGTTTCTAAGGCCTTTCCTTTGATGGTAACAGCTATTCGGAAGACACACTCTGTCTAGAGTACATGAAACAGAGGGTCCAGTGACAGGGGCACCGTTTGACTCCGTGTAGATGACCCCCATGGTCCCCTCAAGGCAGGAATGTCACACATTTGACCCTtcaaccccctcctctctgtcatccaCCCACCCAGCTGGCCAGGGGTCCAGGGCTCCGCTCAGAGACTCAGAACCTAATCTGGTACGGAGGTAAATTCCCAACCCCCCTATGCCAAATCCTGCTTTGCTGTGACAACTGGCAACCCAGTGTATCTGGtgggagggaaggggacaggCTAGAAGCCGGAGGTTCAGACAGTAGGCTGACAAGGAGACTAAAGATCCCTCTCATTCCAGCTCTGCTATGAGTAAATATATTGACAGGGACGGATGGAcaggagtatgtgtgtgtgtgtgtgtgtgtgtgtgtgtgtgtgtgtgtgtgtgtgtgtgtgtgtgtgtgtgtgtgtgtgtgtgtgtgtgtgtgtgtgtgtgtgtgtgtgtgtgtgtgtgtgtgtgtgtgcgcatgcgtgtgtgACATATATGTATATCCACATCCATTCATATTTTCCAGGGAAAAGGGGGGGCGCGCAGAAAGGTGTAATCGGTCCGCACTCAAAAAGTGGAGCATAAAGCCTACTCCATTATTTAATATTTTTAAGTCTTTTCACTTAATCAGAGATAGCGTTCACAGACGTTTCAGCTTCACAGCCTTCTTCAGTATGTAGGAGAAGTGAAGGCGCAACTGGCAGCTGTCTGTGTGCATGGGCCTGGCATGTGGAGCCATCGGCATTACAATCTCACCCAACAAACAACGAGTGGGTGGGTTAGAATCATAGCAGTTTTGCTAGCCTAGCCTACAAGTTCCATGAAGATCCTTCAGTACTGAGCTGGTATGAGAGTTTGAGAGAGGGAAGGTTTACCTTGGGGGATCCCCTCACAGAGCACAGCAGCTTGGTGCTGTAGCCAACAGTGGTGGACCTGTCGTTCAGAACAGTGGTGAACTTGGGAGCCTCGGTGAAGTCACGCTCCACGAACGGGGTAGGTTTATAGTCAATAACTGAAAAAAAAATGACACGAGCATTGATTAGGTCTTAAATAGGGACATCTAGCTAACAGGAGACTTTACTGTCCCACTCCTTCTAACATTCTCCAACATTTTAACGTTACAGGGGGATGTTTTTAGAAAGGGGTGGTGTGGAGAATGTCTCACCCTCCTTCACAAtggtggcttcttccttggtCCTGGCACATTCCTCACTGAGTCCACACTTGTTCTCTGCAAAGATCCTGAAGGTGTAGGTGTTGCCCATGATGAGGTCTGAGATGGTGGCATTTAGTCTGGTGTAGTGCTCCAGAATGTTGAACCATTCCTGGGCAAGACACCATATGAGCATTAATTATATTTTAAAGTCTTATTACAGGAATTTTCTTTTCTTTTGGGGTCTATTTTTTGTGTACAGAGTACTGAGATGTACCTTTCAATAAAGTTTGTTTGGATTGGATGTGATTacgggcggtaggtagcctagtggttagagcgttgggccagtaactgaaaggttgctcgaCTGAATCCCTGAGAgaacaatgtaaaaatctgtcgttttgctcCTGACAAGGcactgttcataggccgtcagtgtaaataagaatttgttcttaaatgacttgcctcgttaaataaaaggttaaatgaaaAAATTACTGGGATGTGACGGGTTTCTCACCCCGGTTTTCTTGTCAGCCTTCTGGACGGTGTAGCCTGTGATCTCTGTGTTTCCGTTATCTTTAGGTGCGGTCCACTCAAGGGCAACATTGAATCCCCAGACATCCGCAACCTTAATGCTGGCTGGTGGCCCAGGCAGCTCTGTGGGTGACCAGACACAGATATAGAAGGTTCAATATGGGTTGCATCATTAGAATGAATCAACTCACAACAACTCAATCGCTCTCAAGATCAGTTCTTCCTGATcacatgacctgaccaggaacaacACCTGGCCCTAGTTATTATCAAAATATACCATGACAGTCAGAGGCTAATGCTACGTCATGATCTGTTTGGAAATGAAAACAAGGTTGGATAGTCTAATACAATTTGACTTACCAATAATCTGGATGATGATAGCAGCTTTGTCTTCAAAGTCATCCACCTTCACGCACATCTCGTATGAGCCAGAGTCCACTCTCTCTGCTTGACGGACGAACAGGATGCTGTCTGTGTCAGATGTACGGATGTTGGCCCTCTTTGGGTCAAGGGGCTCTCCATCCTTTAACCAGGTAACTACTGGCTTAGGCTTGCCCTAAGGACAGTAAAGAACACAAGGTTGGGCTCAATCAATAGTCTAACTTACATCTGTATGGACATGCTACAACAAATTATTTTACATCATCATGCCCAGGAGACTTTAATGACAATGCGATAAAACTCTTGCCCCTAGTAACATTAAATAGTAAATGTGCCTATAGCTAGGgtccaattaaaaaaaaaaatcctgctcAGGTCATGTTTTCTAGACAAACTCCAAGGCCTACTCATCATCTCATAATGCAAACTCACAGAGAAGGGGATGACAAGGTTAATCTTCTCACCGACTTTCTTGACATACCTCTGCCTCAGGAAACGAGGCAGGCGGACTTTGGGGCGAGCTACAGACGGAACAAACATAgtttacaaataataataatcaaccTGTTCAAATAAGTAAAATGACTGAAACACTTTATGGAACACTTTAGAACAAGCATTTGAATATCAGAGCTCTACATTGGTCCCATCTGAACTCACACCATCTCAGAGCTCTACATTGGTCCCATCTGAACTCAGACCATCTCAGAGCTCTAAATTGGTCCCATCTGAACTCAGACCATCTCAGAGCTCTAAATTGGTCCCATCTGAACTCAGACCATCTCAGAGCTCTAAATTGGTCCCATCTGAACTCAGACCATCTCAGAGCTCTACATTGGTCCCATCTGAACTCACACCATCACATCAGAACAGGTCCCATCTGAACTCACACCATCACATCAGAACAGGTCCCATCTGAACTCACACCATCACATCAGAAATATAAATAGAACACATGATGGAGATCTATAGTTACCCCAGCTCACACTGTTAAACAGGCTGCATTAAGAATCACACTCAActtgatactgtactgtagattcTCCTCGACCATAGGGTTCCCCACAAATACATCAGTCACAGCAAATGGCTTGCTGTATGTCTTAAAACATGGACAGAACGGTTGATATTTGTAACTAACTAATAACAGAACATAGAAACTATAATTGAAAACCCACTCCTAAAAAAATATATGCACTATTGCCATGGGATGTCCAGTGCTATGGGCAGAAATATGTGCTGCTATCAGAAAATGGATGGAAAAAAACAACCAACCCACCGGGTAATGGTCATGATAGAGTTAGGTATGTTTCTCTGTGGAGCGTTCCGACTTGACACTCCTTATGAGGGGATCAGGTCAATAGAGAACTGCCCTGTCCCTGTCAGAGTCTGTGGCATATTTAAAAATAAACACTGAGTCCATGGTCGTCTCAAAGGACTTAGAAGGCATACAAGACATTAGATCCCTCCCCTGTCCCCACCCACTCTGTGTAGACTGAATACTTTGGAATTTCCCCAACCCCCAATGATTA from Oncorhynchus keta strain PuntledgeMale-10-30-2019 chromosome 10, Oket_V2, whole genome shotgun sequence includes the following:
- the LOC118388234 gene encoding myosin-binding protein H-like; translated protein: MTLGVAAETATMSNAAPAEVAPAEATSTAEGEALPVETAPAEGKAPAEAAPAEGEAPAEPAPEEPKAPTPPPPDEPTSEPLEVTVEDKSDSSVTITWRPPKTIPANSGLDGYTVEITKEGTEDWKAVNEDLTVSCRYAIKNQTTGDRLLVRVVAVNSGGRSPPATIADPILVKEVGARPKVRLPRFLRQRYVKKVGEKINLVIPFSGKPKPVVTWLKDGEPLDPKRANIRTSDTDSILFVRQAERVDSGSYEMCVKVDDFEDKAAIIIQIIELPGPPASIKVADVWGFNVALEWTAPKDNGNTEITGYTVQKADKKTGEWFNILEHYTRLNATISDLIMGNTYTFRIFAENKCGLSEECARTKEEATIVKEVIDYKPTPFVERDFTEAPKFTTVLNDRSTTVGYSTKLLCSVRGSPKPKIMWMKNKMILNNMDNPKYRMISTGGICTLEIRKPGQYDGGEYVCRAENQLGKVDTGCKLEVKKPVYADADKDKEAE